From the Moorena sp. SIOASIH genome, the window ACATTGTAGAAAGCCTGAAAATGGCGGTCACGATGCTGGTTGCTAACAAACGGCGTAGTAGCTTGACCATGTTGGGATTATCATTGGCAATGCTTCGGTAATTGCCGTGGTCAGGATTGGGGAAGGTGCTCAGAAGCTTGTAACAGAATAGTTTGAGACTCTAGAGCCAAATGTAATGTTTGTGCTGCTGGGGTCTCGCCAAGCTCGCCGGACTAAATTTGAGTTACCTAAGATGTTAGTTTGGAGAGACGCTAAAGCGATCGCTAACCAAGTCCGGACTATTGCTGAAGTGACTCCCGAAATTAACAATCGGCAGTTAATCACCTACCGCAACCGAAATAGTAATTCCCAGGTTATGAGAACTACTCGGGAGTTTCTTTCAGTTCGTAGCTTTGAGGTAGCCAAGGGGCGATTTATTTCGGAACTAGACCTGAAGTGGAACAATCGGTTGGTGAGCGATTGAAAATCTATTGCGGCTTAGGCACAAAATTAATGGTGAAGATAATTTTGGTGTCCAAAGCCAGAAAGATGTCTTGGAAATTGTCAATACCTTCACAGGAGCATTGACGCTGATGTTGGCAGCGCTGATGTTGGCAGCGATTGCTGGTATTTCCCTACTAGTTGGCGGTATTAGTGTGATAAATATGATGTTAACCTGAGTTCGATGACAGAAATTCAGAAGTGTTGACTCCAATCCATGAGACCGTAGTCAGGAGTTAGGATAATAATTCAGAATTATTGGTTATAATACAGAATTTAACGCCGTTAAAAAACCTATTTTATCCGAAAAAATTTCTTTTATCAATGATTATGACTCATGGCTTCTGGCTCGAAGCTCCTTCAAGCTACCAACACCTGAGTTCTATCGAAGTCACGTTGAACAGTTAAGAGTATGAGACAATTTTAGCCATAAGCAATCTTGGTTTTCTGGTAATAGGAGACTAATTGCAAATCTATCCATGTGTTACATAAGACTGGGGAAGGATCAGCTAAGCAAAGCGATGCCAAATAAAACCACACCAAATAAAACCACAATCAAACCAGTATCCGTGCAGAAGCAGTTTCCCTTGACTACTGTAGGGGCACTTGTTGTCAATCCTAGTAGAAGAGTCTTAATTGTCAAAACTACTAAGTGGAAGGGTTTATGGGGTGTACCGGGAGGTAAAGTAGAATGGGGCGAAACGCTAGAATCGGCACTCCTAAGGGAGTTTCGAGAAGAAGTTGGTCTAGAGTTAACCCAAGTGAGCTTTGGGTTGTTACAAGAAGCGGTGCTAGACTCTAACTTTGTCCGAGAAGCCCATTTCATTATGGTCAACTACTATGCATTCTCTGCTAGGGAAACGATAACCCCCAACGAAGAAATTGAGGAATGGGTATGGGTTACTCCGCAACAGGCAATGGAGTATCCCCTCAATACCTATACTCGCGTGTTGATTGAGGATTATCTGCAAAGGCAATTACTTGGGAAAACCTACTAGCGAAGTATCAGACAACAACTTAACTCCAGAACAGTCTAGCTTTTGAACCAGTTGGAAAATACTCTGTCCCGAGACTGGTTCTACCCAATCAGGAGCAATTTCTACCAAGGGCACTAGCACAAAAGCTCTCTGTCTCATACGCGGGTGAGGGATTTGGAGCTCAGGTGTCTGTAGAATCAAATCATCAAATAAAAGTAAATCTAGGTCTAGGGTTCGTGGTCCCCAATGTTCCTGACGGACTCTACCAAACTCTTGTTCAATTCTTAGCAGAGTCTCTAGCAATTTCTGGGGACTTAGTTCCACCTCCAAAAGGGCACAACCATTGAGATAATCAGGTTGTGGCGGTCCAACTGGTGCAGTTTTATACCAACTAGAGCACAATTTTACGGTAACGCCTAGGGTTTGGTCGAGTTTTCTGAGGGCAGCTTCTAGGATGGCACGAGAGTCACCCAGGTTACTGCCAAGAGCGATCGCGCTCAATGAAAGCTTTGTGGTTACCAATTTTCCTGAATTATAGACCATCGACCTTCATCGGTTAACACAGCAGCTTTAGACCACGCCTCAATGGGACTGAGTATCACTTATCTTGCATTCACGAGAAGATTCACCCTTCCCAAAGTGGTTTAACCCATTACCTGTTCTATTGTATGGGGGTTTTTGAGACTCCCCATGCCTAGAAGGCAGGGGATTCTAGTTTCAACCACGTTTCTTGCAACGCCGTTACGCGAAGCGTCTGTTGGTGTGTTCATTCCTTTTTCTTGTTACTCAATGATGCTTGGGACCATAAACTTCACGAGCTTTTTTCCTACCCGATGATCCCTTCTTCTTTTTGTGAATTTTGCGTTGGGAGCCTTTAATATCTTTCTCGGCTGTCTTATGGCTGTTCAGGTCTTTGGAAAATCCATATTCACTACATAATCGAGTATTGTACGTGGTGTTGCTTTTTCTTAGCAACACCGGGATTGTCGAGCCAGTATCTAAGTACTTTATTGCGCACAAATTGAGATGTCCGAATAGCTTCATCTATTGCTTTAGCTTGAGTTTTTTTGACTACAGCCTTGTATGCCAGTACTAACATGCTTGCTTTACCTCCTTGTTTGTGTTAACTTACTCATGATATAGCTTCTGGACTTCACAGTGCGGAAGGTAGATTAGAAACTTGGGGCTTGTGCCCTCCTGTTTTTGGTCAGAGAGTTTGTTTTCTGGTTTGATAATAGAAATCATCTAAGTAACACCATGGACTTAAGGGGAAAAGTGGCCCTTATAACTGGGGGGGGCATTCGGGTAGGACGTGCTCTTGTTATCGCTCTTGCTAAAGCTGGGTGCGATGTCTTTATTCATTACGGACGCTCTGCTGATGCAGCTGCTGAAGTCAAAGCCGAAGCAGAGTCCTTGGGAGTGCGAGCTATTACCTACTCCGCTAATCTCGCCGACCCCGTGGCCACAGACACTATTATCCCTCAAGCAGTTGAAACCTTTGGAAAAATCGACATCCTGATTAATAGCGCTTCTATCTTCCCAGAAGAAGATCTATTTGCCCAGACTGATGTCGCTCTGTGGGATAAAATTTTTGCCATTAACCTTCGTGCCCCCTTCCAACTCAGTCAAGGGTTTGCCAAGCAACTTCCCCAAAATAGGAATGGCAAAATTATTAATATTAACGATGCTGGTATTGCCAAGCCAGATACTAACCATTTTGCCTATCGAATTACCAAACGGGGATTGTGGGATATGACAAAAATTATGGCATTGGAATTAGCCCCCCGCATTACAGTAAATGGTTTAGCGCTGGGACAAATTCTCGAACCTCCAGGTGACCCAGACCCTCAAGCCTTTATGGAAAATTATGCCCGTAAGTTTATTCCATTAAAAATCCCTGGAAATACCAAAGTAGTGACGGACAGCGCCCTGTTTTTACTTGAACAAGATTTTCTAACGGGTAGCACGATTACGCTGGATGGTGGTCAATATATTTAGTATATAGCGGTTTTTAACCTAGTAAGGTACAAGTTTTTGGGTTTATAGGGAGCAGGGAGCAGGGAGCAGGGAGCAGGGAGCAGGGAGCAGGGAGCAGGGAGCAGGGAGCAGGGAGCAGGGAGCAGGGAGCAGGGAGCAGGGAGCAGGGAGCAGGGAGCAGGGAGCAGTAAAGTCAGAAGAAAGAAAAGGTAAAAAATCCTGTGTACCTCATTAGGCTAAAAACCGCTATATTTAGTCAAATAGCTGGCGGGGTGATCGCCTCTGTATTTTTTAAGGTATTTTTCACCATAGTCACTTTCTCAGTGAGTTGGGGTGGCAGAAATTTTTAAGGGGATGGCACCTGAACTTTATCGGGAAAATAGATGATTCCGTTTTATCCATAATGACTGATACAATTACTGATAAAGTTATGGAAAAATTTCTGAACCATCTTAACTATAAAATCCTATTAAAATATATAATATTTCCCGCGATTGCGTCTGGGTTTGTCAAGCTTCCCCATTGCATTGAGAATTAGGAATTGAGAAATTACAATTGTTCCATTTCCAATTCAGACTTGAGCCAGTCAGCATGTCCGTTCTCGGTCATATCGAGAAATTCCTCAAGATTTTGGCAGCGTCCCGACTGCATATACTGACGGAACACACGATTGAGGCGTAGATTTTGGGAGAACTCCTCTATGGCTGCGCTGCGGATATCTTCAGTAAGATCAAGTTCCCGAGCATCCAGCAGTGCCAGAATTTTATGATAGGCTAGCTCGGCAGTTTCAAAAGCTGTCGCTGATTGCGTGATAGAATTATGACGCTTGTAGTATTGGTAAAGGGGCTGAGGATGGATTGCTATCTTTCCAACTCGGCTTAACAGCTCAAGATTGAACATAACGTCGGCAGCAAAGGGAACTTTAGTCCAACCTCGACCCAAAAATTTCCGGCGGAAAACTGGGAAAAAAGGCACACGAGGTTTGAGGATGTCGTCCGCCGTAGCAAAGGTAAGCGTGGTGCGATCGCGGAATGGACACTTGTACATAATTAGGTCAGTGTTGTACACGCCAGTGTTGTCGATTGCAGCACCATAGGTCATGGCCAGAGGAACCATTTCTGCTAGACGGTTTGGTTCATAGGCATCATCAGCATCTAGGTTGGCAATCACCTCCCCAGTAGAAATTGCTACCGCCGTGTTGCGGGCGGGACCTTCTCCACTGCCACACCCCCCTGTAAATGCTTGTTTCAATCGCGGATCGTTAATACCTTGGCGAGATAGTAAGGATAAGTAGTCTACTCCATCGTCCGAACCAATCACCACCTCCCAGTTTGAATAAGTCTGTGCTATAAGGCTTTTGATAGCTTGCGCGATTGTATTTTCGGCTTGGTATGCTGGAATGATAATGCTGACTAGGGGTTTATTTTTCTCAGGCATAGTTCTCTGACTCTATCGAAATCGAATCGCTGAAAAGATTAAGGTTTATAGCTGGTTCCTTATTAATTATCACTATTAATTATCAGATCAATTATCTTAATTATCAGATCAATTATCTCTTCTGAGAGAACTTTCATGCCATTGCCCCAGAACCAAGTTGGATAAGGTGGTCAAGAGTACAAAAATCAAGATACCTAGACTACTAATCATAAACAAAGCAGCAAACATCCGGGGAATTTCGAGATTGTAGCCAGCAATTAGCATTTGATAAGCAATTCCTGAATTAGCACCGCCTGTACCGGCAACAAACTCAGCTACTACTGCTCCGATTAAGGCTAATCCACCACTAATACGTAATGCAGCTAAAAAATAGGGTAAAGCACTTGGTAATCGCAGATACAGCATTGTCTGCCAGCGAGATGCTTTGTAAAGCCGGAACAGGTCACTTAAGTTGGAATCGATACTATTTAAACCAAACGTCGTATTAGAAATAATCGGGAAGAATGCTACAATCCAAGCACAAATTACCAAAGCAGCGAAGGTATTGTTCCTCAGCCAAATAATAATTAAAGGCGCGATCGCAGCAATAGGCATTGTTTGCAGAACTACTGCATAGGGATATAAGCTTTTTTCAATCCACTTACTCTGAGCCATTAACATGGCAATTAGCAAGCCTGAAACTGCTGCTGTTATAAAGGCCGCTACAGTGATTTTTATGGTGATCAGCAATGGCTGAAATAAACTGTTCCAGTCCCTAATTAATACCTTGATAATTAGCAAAGGACCTGGTAATATGTAGGAGGGCGTACTAGTCACTCGAACAGATATATCCCACACCATCAACACCAGGATTCCCACTGCCACAGGGGCTATAATATCGATAGATAGCAAATGGTTCAGTTTTAGCTTTGCCAGAACGAATGCTTTATTTTTTTTCATAAATAAAATTATTAGATACCGTTTAATATAGCTGTAAAATTGCTGTAAAATTTATATTCATATTTTTGATAATCATAATTTATCAGTTATGTCTAAATAATAATTTATAAATTATCACTCATAATTCATCCCTTTTGACAACTGCTCAGCCACCTTCTGACAATATTTTGTATAAACTAAGGATGTACGAAACTGTTCGTTACGTGGTGATGGTTCATCAATAGTTATATCCGCCACTACTCGACCTGGACGAGCTGCCATTACTACCACCCGATTGGATAGATATACGGCTTCATAAATATTGTGAGTCACAAAAACCACAGTCCAGTGTTTTTTACTCCACAAATCAAGTAACTCCAGGTTAAGCTTAGTACGAGTGATATCATCCAAGGCTCCAAAGGGCTCATCCATCAGCAATACCTTGGGAGAAGTAACAAGAGCTCTGGCAATAGAGACTCGCATTTTCATGCCACCGGATAGTTGACGGGGATAGGATTGGGCAAAACTTTCCAGTCCAACTAATTGGAGCGCTTCTTTAATAGCATGATCAGCAACTTTTTTAGAGACCCTAGCCAATTTAAGAGGCAAACGAACATTTCCCATTACCGTTGCCCAAGGCATTAGTGCTGCTTCTTGGAAGACAAAAGCTATCTCCTTTTGGTGGGCGCGATCGCTCCATTCTATGTTTCCCGAACTCATAGTGCTTAGTCCAGCAATGATGCGTAGCAGGGTACTCTTACCACATCCCGATGGTCCTACCAGACTGATGAATTCGGACTTATTGATGTTGAGATTTAGGTCTTTTAGCGCTACAGTACCATTGTCAAAAGTTTTGTTGACATGGGTAAGAGAAATAGCTGGTTTTTGGTTCATCTATTGTCAGTTAGTAGCAATAGACTTCTTGCAGAAGTCGGTAACAGGTAACAGCGGAAAAAAATTTATAAAAACAGTATCATAAAACTACTTTTGCAAGAGGTCTAATCAGTGATTAGCAATCCGTTAATAATAGTTAAAATTATCCACTAGCTAGATATAAATTAATGTCTAATAACAATATCTAATAAATTTGAGGTTAACATGTCTATAAATAATATATTCGGCATTTTACTTTTTTTTTAATAAGCTGTTATTTTGGTACTTAATTAAAGTAACTAATAAACTAAAATGTTGACTAACTTTTTGTATAAAAATTTACTCCTTTATTGACAAATGCTAAGGTGTAGGCTTGTTTGTAATCAGTCTTGGCATCAAGTACCCCAACGGTAACTAACTCATTGAACAAACTTTCCCAGCGTTCATCGGTCATTGCCCCAATGCCAAGTTTTTCAGCATCACCAGAGATGATAATACCATACTCTTGAAGCTTATCCAGACCATAGGCAATTAGGTCATCACTCATCTCTGGATTATCTTTTTTGATCAGCTCATTGGCTGGTTCGGGATTCTCTAGATAGCTATACCATCCTTTGATTGAGGCATCAACAAATCGCTGAACCAGGTCGGGGTTAGTTTCAACGAGTTTCTTCGTGGTTTCAATGGTGAAACTATAGGGATTGTAACCAGCATCTGCTAAGGGTAATATATTGGGCTTAAAGCCTCCTTGTTTTTCTATAATGTAAGGTTCAGAGGTCAAAATTCCCTGTTGGGCTGAATTTTTATCTACTAAGAAAGGGCTAACATTAAAGTTATAGGGGCGTTTCTGGTCATCTGTAAAACCGTATTTTGCCTTGAGTAGGGGCCAATAGGTTGTGATGGCTCCAGGAGCAACAAAAATCGGTTTACCTTTTAATTGTGCTAGAGAGTCATTGCCTACCCCTGGATGAGCCAAGAGAATTCGTATTCCTTTTTGGAAGATACTTGCTACAGTCATTTTGGGAATACCTTGTTGCACTGCTTTGATAGCATCAACAGCCTGTCCCATACTTAAATCAACTACTCCTCCCAGTAATAATTGGGTAGGATTGCTCTGAGGACCTGTTGGTTGTATAGTAACATCTAGGTCATAATTTTGATAAATGCCAGTAGCAACAGCCTGATAAAAACCACCGTACTCTGCTTCAGCTTTCCAGCCCAGAGCAAATTTTATTTTATCTAATTTACCTTTTTTTTCTGTAGTTAATGGTGTAGAGGTTTGATTATTACAAGCTGCCAAAACACTACTACCAAGAGTGATGGAGCTAAGTTTAAGTAATTGGCGACGCTTAATTTTATAGATTTCTTTCATATAAAACTTCAACCGGCTAGAGCAGTAATTGAGATGATCTGGTTGTGGTGGTTTGAAATGGTGCAGCTTTAGGCAAACTAGAACGGTCTGGTAGGGAAAAACCTTGAATTTGGTCTAGGTTCGCGATTAGCAGCTTCTAAGATAGTGCGTAATTTACCTAAGTTACTACCGATAGCGATCGCACTAAGCTGTACTCACTAAGCAGTAATCACTAAGCTGTACTCACTAAGCTGGTACTTTGTACTTGCCATTTTTTCTAAGCTCACTATCACTTTGGCGTTTAAACCCCAACAAACACACTGATAGAAATAATACCATACTCGCTCTAATTAATAAAATATAATTATATAGCAATATAACAATATTACACTATTTATAGATTTTAAGCTAACACGCATCTAAATTGAATCTGTTCATCTTATGAAACAAACCATGAAACCCTCTCCCCACCTCCATTTCCCCATCTCCCCATCAGCCTCAACCCAAAAATTAAGTGCGTGACAGCTTAGGCAGGGGATTGAGGCAGGTTCTGGACGAAAGAGGGAGTTACAATGAACGTGACGCTTTTTTCTCACAGCCATGAGGAGTTATTAAGAAAATGGAAGTAAAACTGGTTTTAGTGGTACTAACAATTGCTTTTACTGCTTTGTGCCTGTTTTTTGGGACTAAGAACGGATTTTATGATTCAGACGATTATCACGGCAACGGCTCTGCACACTAAGCTTCCAGTATTTACCGCAAATTCTGGGTTTAAAGCCCCGTCCTTCTAGGACGGCTTTTAGTTGACACAACTATCGCGCTATAGTATAATCAGAGTGTAGGGTACAGGCTGAAAAACCGAACGCGCCCCGCGTCGCCTTTGGCGATGGCTGAGCCGGGAGAGAGACCCGTAACTTATTGACCTAAAAGTACTAATGCCCGGAGGGTAGGGAAAGTCCTCCTTTCTTGATGCAGTCGCTCATGGGGGAAACCCCCAAGACCGCGCTGCATCGCTAAAAACCCAATCATCAATTAGCAGTTGGTGTGTGAACCCGAGCATTGCACAGTTTAAGATTAAATGGTACGGCGGGGCACGCCGGAACCAGGTGAAACAGAGGAGAAACGGACTTCATAAGGCACTTCTCAATCTTGTTGCTAAACGCCCAAGGAGATCAGCCCGCTGGGTCTTTTGTGAACTAAACTAAAGTCTTGGTCTTGACGGGATTTCGGTTTAGACATTGCCCGGTTTCTGACAGAGTCAGGGATTAGGAGACAAAGGTTTAAGGCCGATCGTGGATCTGGGAATCCCCTTCCTTCCAGGGCGGGGAGTGTCAATTTAGCTGTCAGCTGCTGAGCTTTCAAAAAGCCTTCATCGTTTAGCCTTGGAAAAACCCATGCATCTAGCATCAAAGCAGAGGCTAAAGGCTAGATGCTGACCGAAGAGCGGGGAGTGTAAGGGGGCTCACGGGGGTTTTCCCAACCAAGCCCCTGCCTTCTAGGGATGGGGAGTGTCAAAAAATTAAAATCCTCACTTAGAGGTTAGAGGAACTTCGCCAGTCCATCCCTACTTAACTCCCTACTGTGGTGATGTTGTTGGCAGCCCTTATCCCCTCTTGACTCTGACCTCGAAAGAAGGGAAACTAGTTGAGAACTACCCACACCCACCCTAAGGGGTAGGGTGTGGGATTTTCATAGACTCCAGAGTGACCTATAGGGTATATCCAGCATACAAACCCCTCTAAATTCGTACGGAGTGACAACTCTACCACGTTTGTTTTGACTGGGGAAGAATCCGTTGAATTTTCCGTTCAAGGAAGATACAGCCAACGGAAAAATAGTTTCACCTTATTTTCCGTTGGCGATCACCCATTCTGTCTGCCTCTTCCAAGGCTTAATCATTCACCCTTCCCTGATTAGTAAGACGTGGGTTAACGGAGCCAGATTAGCTAAAATTTAAGTTGAAGCTCATGAGCAATCAACGCCCAGTAGCATCCTCTGATCAGGATGACCGATTAACCTGCTTTCCTTACGGTGTTGGTCATGGTGCAGAAGGGATCTGTTTGTTGGTGCAGATGGGACCACACCGCATTCTCCTTGATTGTGGATTAGAAGACATTTCCCCCCTACAGATCGATGGGATACCACCAGCAGATTTAGTCCTGTGTAGCCACGCTCACTCAGACCATACTCAGGGATTGCTGGCTCTTCACCAAACTTTTCCACAATTACCAATTTACGCCA encodes:
- a CDS encoding ABC transporter permease; protein product: MFVLLGSRQARRTKFELPKMLVWRDAKAIANQVRTIAEVTPEINNRQLITYRNRNSNSQVMRTTREFLSVRSFEVAKGRFISELDLKWNNRLVSD
- a CDS encoding NUDIX domain-containing protein, with product MPNKTTPNKTTIKPVSVQKQFPLTTVGALVVNPSRRVLIVKTTKWKGLWGVPGGKVEWGETLESALLREFREEVGLELTQVSFGLLQEAVLDSNFVREAHFIMVNYYAFSARETITPNEEIEEWVWVTPQQAMEYPLNTYTRVLIEDYLQRQLLGKTY
- the folK gene encoding 2-amino-4-hydroxy-6-hydroxymethyldihydropteridine diphosphokinase, with the translated sequence MVTTKLSLSAIALGSNLGDSRAILEAALRKLDQTLGVTVKLCSSWYKTAPVGPPQPDYLNGCALLEVELSPQKLLETLLRIEQEFGRVRQEHWGPRTLDLDLLLFDDLILQTPELQIPHPRMRQRAFVLVPLVEIAPDWVEPVSGQSIFQLVQKLDCSGVKLLSDTSLVGFPK
- a CDS encoding transposase, producing the protein MLVLAYKAVVKKTQAKAIDEAIRTSQFVRNKVLRYWLDNPGVAKKKQHHVQYSIM
- a CDS encoding SDR family NAD(P)-dependent oxidoreductase; the protein is MALITGGGIRVGRALVIALAKAGCDVFIHYGRSADAAAEVKAEAESLGVRAITYSANLADPVATDTIIPQAVETFGKIDILINSASIFPEEDLFAQTDVALWDKIFAINLRAPFQLSQGFAKQLPQNRNGKIININDAGIAKPDTNHFAYRITKRGLWDMTKIMALELAPRITVNGLALGQILEPPGDPDPQAFMENYARKFIPLKIPGNTKVVTDSALFLLEQDFLTGSTITLDGGQYI
- a CDS encoding glycosyltransferase family 2 protein; the protein is MPEKNKPLVSIIIPAYQAENTIAQAIKSLIAQTYSNWEVVIGSDDGVDYLSLLSRQGINDPRLKQAFTGGCGSGEGPARNTAVAISTGEVIANLDADDAYEPNRLAEMVPLAMTYGAAIDNTGVYNTDLIMYKCPFRDRTTLTFATADDILKPRVPFFPVFRRKFLGRGWTKVPFAADVMFNLELLSRVGKIAIHPQPLYQYYKRHNSITQSATAFETAELAYHKILALLDARELDLTEDIRSAAIEEFSQNLRLNRVFRQYMQSGRCQNLEEFLDMTENGHADWLKSELEMEQL
- a CDS encoding ABC transporter permease, producing MKKNKAFVLAKLKLNHLLSIDIIAPVAVGILVLMVWDISVRVTSTPSYILPGPLLIIKVLIRDWNSLFQPLLITIKITVAAFITAAVSGLLIAMLMAQSKWIEKSLYPYAVVLQTMPIAAIAPLIIIWLRNNTFAALVICAWIVAFFPIISNTTFGLNSIDSNLSDLFRLYKASRWQTMLYLRLPSALPYFLAALRISGGLALIGAVVAEFVAGTGGANSGIAYQMLIAGYNLEIPRMFAALFMISSLGILIFVLLTTLSNLVLGQWHESSLRRDN
- a CDS encoding ABC transporter ATP-binding protein, which codes for MNQKPAISLTHVNKTFDNGTVALKDLNLNINKSEFISLVGPSGCGKSTLLRIIAGLSTMSSGNIEWSDRAHQKEIAFVFQEAALMPWATVMGNVRLPLKLARVSKKVADHAIKEALQLVGLESFAQSYPRQLSGGMKMRVSIARALVTSPKVLLMDEPFGALDDITRTKLNLELLDLWSKKHWTVVFVTHNIYEAVYLSNRVVVMAARPGRVVADITIDEPSPRNEQFRTSLVYTKYCQKVAEQLSKGMNYE
- a CDS encoding ABC transporter substrate-binding protein, whose amino-acid sequence is MKEIYKIKRRQLLKLSSITLGSSVLAACNNQTSTPLTTEKKGKLDKIKFALGWKAEAEYGGFYQAVATGIYQNYDLDVTIQPTGPQSNPTQLLLGGVVDLSMGQAVDAIKAVQQGIPKMTVASIFQKGIRILLAHPGVGNDSLAQLKGKPIFVAPGAITTYWPLLKAKYGFTDDQKRPYNFNVSPFLVDKNSAQQGILTSEPYIIEKQGGFKPNILPLADAGYNPYSFTIETTKKLVETNPDLVQRFVDASIKGWYSYLENPEPANELIKKDNPEMSDDLIAYGLDKLQEYGIIISGDAEKLGIGAMTDERWESLFNELVTVGVLDAKTDYKQAYTLAFVNKGVNFYTKS